The sequence below is a genomic window from Armatimonadota bacterium.
CTGCATCGCCGTTTCGCGCAACCTTCTCAAGACGGCCCACGGCCTGGCCTTCCTTGCCGTCCGCGAAGACGAAATCGCCTCGTCCGCGATGGGCGTCAATGTGACCAAGATCAAGGTCACGGCATTCGTTCTTGGGTCCGCCTTTGCCGGCGCCGCTGGTGCGCTCTACGCCCACACTAAGGGCTTCGTCAGCCCGCCCGACTTCTCGATGGACGTCTCGTTCCTCATCCTTACGATGGTCGTCCTCGGTGGAACCGGTTCGATCACCGGCTCCGTGCTCGCTGCCGTTGTGCTGTTCATCATTCCCGAGAAGATGCGCGACCTCAAGCCGGTCATGATGGGCGCGCCGATCGGTGTCGCCATCGGCATCATCGTCGGCGTCGCGCTGCTCAAGAAGATTCAAGATAACTATCACGGTCCGGCCCTCAAGCGCTTCGGCATGAACGTGGGGTCGATAGCCATTGGCATTGTCATGGCAAAGCTCATGGCGACCCTTCTCGTCAAGATTCCCGCCCTTCAGCACATGATCAACGGTGCATCGTTCCGAATGCCGGCTCTCGCCGTCACCCTCGTCGTTCTGATGCTCCTTCGCCCGCAAGGCGTCTTCGCCCACCATGAATTCAGTTGGAGTTGGGTTCAGAAACTATTGGGTCGAAAATCCGTCCCCGAGACTGAGGTGGCCGCGTGAGCCTTCTCACCCTCAACCAAGCTACGATCCGCTTTGGCGGACTGGTCGCCGTCAATCAGGTCTCGTTCGAACTCAATAAGGGCGACCTATTCGGCCTCATCGGTCCGAACGGCGCGGGTAAGACGACCTGTTTCAACCTGATCACCGGTGTCTACGCGCCGACCTCTGGCGTGATCACCTTCGATGGCCGCAACATCACCGGAACACCATCGAACAAGATTGCCCAACTCGGCATCTGTCGTACGTTCCAGAACATCCGCCTCTTCCAGTCGATGTCATCACTGGAAAATGTCGTCGTAGGCGGCTTTCTCCGCCATCGCACCGTCCTCGGATCGGCGCTCATGTATCTTCCCAGCGCAATTAAGGAAACCGAGCGGCTCAAGGAACAGGCAATGCAGCTCCTTGACCTCGTGGACCTCGCCGACGTGGCAAACACCCGAAGCCGAGACCTCCCGTACGGCAAACAACGTCGATTGGAGATCGCCCGCGCCCTCGCGACTCAGCCAAAACTCCTGCTCCTCGACGAGCCGGCCGCCGGCATGAACCCGCAGGAGAAGATGGAGCTTTTGCAAATGGTCAAAAAGGTCCGGGACGAGCTTGGAGTCACCGTCTTGCTCATCGAACACGACATGAAGTTCGTGATGAACCTTTGCGAGCGAATTGTGGTCCTCGACCACGGCGAGGAAATCGCGCAGGGTCCTCCATCCCAAATCCGAAATGACCCCAAAGTCATCGCCGCCTATCTGGGCGAAGCCGTCTAAGCGGTCGCACTTTCTGGCCTATCATATCGGCATATTTCGATTTCCCTAACGATTGTCCTGGGCGGGTGGTAACACCCCCCCCCCCTCATTTCAAGTCGTCCTGCTAACATAGATCGGGATGTGCCTTCGATACCAGTACGAGTACGACCAAATGGATCGGGACGCGATCGAAGTATCGGTGGCGGCCCAGGCTGCTTTTGGATCTTCGAGTGGAGACCAGTCAGATGCCTTCCCTGCCTCGATCACGCCGATCATCATCCTGGATAATGGCAAGCGAGTGGTGGTGCCTTCCTACTTCGGGATGACGCCGCCGTGGGCTAAAGACGAGACCTTCGGAAAGAAATACGCCTATAACGGACGCGGCGAGACGATCAACGAGCGGCCGACCTTTCAAGCTCCACTTCGGGCTGGCCGCCGGTGCTTGGTTCGGGTCGTTTCGTTCATGGAGAATCTAGGAAAGAACCGATGGCTAAAGGTGTCGTGCGTCAATCCCGACTATCAGCTTTACATTGCGGGTCTCTACGAGGAGCCTAATCGGCATCGCACAACAATCTCCCATTGCTTAGTCACAACGACACCAAATGAGCTGATTGAGCCATATAATGACCGAATGCCCGTTCTGCTCTCCGGGCCCGGTCAGGACAAATGGCTCGACCCGAAGACCTCCGTGTTCGATGCTTTAGAACTCCTTCGCCCATGTCCAGCCGAATGGCTCGCCATCGAAGAGTTCGAAGAGGTTCGCCGTGACCAGAAGTATCTTGACTTTGGAGAATGACAAAGTTAACTACTCTTGCCGCCGCAAGAACGTGTCGCATAGGTTGATGGGTTGCCACGACTCCGGCACCGCCGCCGAGAGCGTCACGTCGTACGTGCCCGCTGGAAGCGCCACCGATTGCGGTGTAGCCGCCACAAAGTCCTCCCAGCTCCCATTTCCCACAATCTTGAACGTGAGCTTTTGAGCCTTATGGCTGGCCGCGTCCGTGATCGTGCACAACAGGTCCGTTCCGCTTCGCGCCGTACAAGCGGCAAAGCCAAACTCGTATGTTCCCTCCGAATCCACTTTCACTCGCCACGTCACCTTGTCGGCCGAAGAATCCCAGAACCCGAAGTTCCGCTTGCCTCCGCGCGACTCAACCCGCACGCCTCCTTCCACGTCCGCCTTGTCCGCCGATAAGTCGAAGTCGCCTTTGGCATCGGCCTTCAGGGCAACCGGTGACGGCTTGGGCACCAAGTCCGGACGGAAGGCATTTACATCGCTACAAGTGATCTTGAAGGCGTACGCCAGTCCATTCCGCGCTTCCGCCGGAAGCTGAATATGAAGTCCTGTCGCATCGTGAGTGAACTTCAACTCCTTCTTATCCGCCAGCGAGACCACCTTCGTCACCCTGCCTTTCACGCCATCGAACCGCGCCAACGATTGAATGGTCACCTCATCCGTCTTCGGCGCACCAAGCGTCGTCGCGTAAAGCGTATTCTTCCCGTGCGTGGCAAAACGAATGTCCTCGGCCGAGAATGGGAAGTCTTCGCTGAAGTGTCCACCTCCCACCTTCGTCGGTCCCTCGCCAAAGGTTAACCAGGGCCGAGTGCCGTAGATCGACTCCCCGTTCGCCTTCAGCCAACCACCTACCGTGTGGAGAGTCTGTACTAGGTCGTCGTCCAGGCTGCCGTCCGGCCGCTGAACCACGTTCAACAGCAGGTTTCCGTTCTTACTGACGACGTCGATGAGAGTGTGGAGAATCCAGTCTGCCTTGCGGAACGGCCAATGCTTGTTGTAGAACCAGTCGCCAACCGATGTATCGGTCTGCCATTCGAAAGGGTAGATTTCCGACATCGAGCCCCGCTCGCGGTCGGTCACGCAAGTGCCCGCCACGAACTCGCCGGACGTCATGTCCTTGCACAGGTACACCGCTTGCTCCACGCCTTTCGTATCCAAATGCTGGTTGTAGTGGTTGGCCACCACCTGCCGACCAATTGCCCCAAAGGGCACGCCACCATCGGAGTACAGCAGGTCGGGCTTATAGGAGGAAATCAGATCGTTGATCCGCTCCGACCATTCGTGTTGCCAAGCCGGATTGGTCGAATACCAGGCGTTGTCGTCGGCCGCAGGCAGAGGATGATAAAGCTCCTGATAGGCCGGATTCGCTCCTTCGTACGGCACGCCCGCCTTTGGCCCCGTCTTATCCGAGCCCTTCGAGCCTCGCCACCAGGTGTAGCTCGCACCCAAGTGCTCCGAAACGCCGAACTTAAGACCGTACTTCTTGGCCGCCTTCTGCCACTCGCCCACGACGTCACGATGGGGGCCGTGCTGAACCGCATTCCAGGTGTGGTACTTCGAGTTCCAGAGGTCGAAATTGTCGTGGTGGACGCCCATGCTCACGAAGTACTTCGCGCCGGTGTCCTTGTACAGCTTCATCAAGGCGTCCGGGTTCCACTTCTCGCACTTCCACTGCTCGATGATCTCGCGGTAGCCATGCTCCGAGGGGTGCCCATACTCCTTCAGGTGGTCTTCGTACTGCCGCTCACCCTGGATGAACATGTTGCGGGCGTACCAGTCGCCGTCCATCGGCACCGACTGCGGACCCCAGTGCGCCCAGATTCCGAACTTGGCATCCCGAAACCATTCCGGGCACCGATACTTCTTGAGAGAATCCCAATCAGACGTGAACTTCTGCGTTTGATGAACCATACTGAACCCGACAAGCCATGCCAGCGACATGCGGGTCAGTATATTCCGATTGGGATACGGTTATGCCTAGAACCGATAGATTCGAACTGCTTCGGCCACGATCTTGTCGATCGTCGGCAGAACGTGAAGTTCTAGCGGCTTCACCCACGGCACTGGCGTGTCCATTCGCGTGACTCGGCTGGGAGGCGCATCCAGGAGGTGGAACGCCTTCTGGCTGATCCGCGCAATGAGTTCGCCCGCAAATCCACAGGTCATCGGCGCTTCGTTCACCACAATCACTCGGCTCGTCTTCGCGATCGAATTGAAGATCGTGTCTTCGTCGAGCGGGACCAGCGACCGAATATCGATCACCTCCGCCGAGATGCCAAGCTTCTCAAGCTCGACCGCCGCGTCCAAACAGTGGTACACGTTTTGGCCATAGGAGACCAGCGTCACGTCCTTCCCTTCTCGTCGGATCGCCGCTTTGCCAAGCGGAACAATGTAGTCCTCGGTAGGAAGCTCTTCCTCGATCTCGCGCTTTCGATAAAGCTCTTTGATCTCGTAGAAAATGACCGGGTTGCCGTCGCGCAGAGCCGCCTTCAGCATTCCCTTCGCGTCGTACGGCGTCGATGGGCACACAACCTTCAGGCCCGGGGCGTTGCAGAACCACGCCTCGTTCATCTGGCTGTGGTACAGCGCGCCGCCGCCATAAGCGCCGGCTGGGCCGCGCACCACGACCGGAATATGGACTTCGCCTGCCGTTCGGTAGTGGTAAGTCGCCATCATGTTGACGATCTGATCGAAACCGCACGAGATGAAGTCGATGAACTGCATTTCGGCCATCACCGTCATGCCGTTCAACGCCATGCCAACCGCCGATCCAACAATCGCCGCTTCCGAAATCGGCATATCGACGACTCGATCTTCGCCGTATTTGGCCTGAAGACCTTCGGTCACGCCGAACGCACCGCCCAGGCGACCAATGTCCTCGCCTTGGCAAAGCATCATCTTATTTCGGGCCATTTCCTCATCCAGCGCCTCCTTGAGGGCGGTGAGGTAGTTCTTCTTCAAAGCTGCGGGAGCTTCGGTCGTCGCGCTCATGCCTGACCTCCGTTCCAGAACACCCATTTCTCGGCTTCTTCCGCCGCTGGCATGGGCGAGTTCATCGCGAATTCGATACCTTTGTTCAGGAAGTCCACCACCTCGGGCGGGAAGTCGTCGTTGGTCGCGTCGCCCGCGTTCTTGCCTTCAGCCATATACATCGTCTTTGCGTCGCCCGTCAGGTAGCCGAGGTCGATCAACGTCTGTCGGCAAACCGCGATCGGGTCGCGTCGCCTTCCCTTCTCAATCTCTTCGCTCGGTCGATACTTCATCGCGCGGTCGTCGTCGTGGTCGCCGTGACCATATGCGCGGAACGTCTTACACTCCACAATCGCCGGACCGTTGCCTGCGCGAGCGTATTCGACGGCTTCCATCACTTTATCGTAGACATCGAAAACATCCTGACCATCCGCGATGAGACCGGGAATGCCGTAGCCCTTTGCACGGTCAGCGACGTCGGGAGTCGGGCACTCTTGGTCAACCGGAGTTCCGTACGCCCATTGGTTGTTCTCGACAATGGTGATGACCGGCAGTTTGTGGACGGCGGCATAGTTGACCGCTTCGTGGAAGATTCCCTGAGCCGTCGAGCCTTCGCCGTTGTACGTCAGAACCACGGCGTCTCCGCCCTGCATTCGGTCGGCGTAGGCCACACCGGCGGCAACCGGAATCGTGCCCGCCAGCATCGATGTTGAGTGAATGATTCGCTTGGACTTGCTTCCGATGTGCGACCAGTTGTCGCGGGCGCGACCGGGCGAGCCTTCCTTGCCCCAAACCTGGGCGCACACCTCTTCGATGCTCATACCCAGGCGATCCGGGTTATCGATATCGAAACGAAAATCTTTCATGAAGAAGGCCGGCATATCGCGGTGAATCGGACTGATCCAGTCGGTGGGTTTCAATCCGAACAAAGAGCCGACCAAAACGGCCTCTTGGTTATGCGAGGAGTAAAGCGTGCCGCGAAGGCGTCCCCGCTTCTTTTCTTTAATAAGCCTTACATCAAAATAACGAGCTAAGTAAAGTTGTTTGAAAATTTCTAAGCAATCTTCCTTCGTCAGTCGCTGACTAGGCTTTTTGACTTGCTCCGCCCTTTCAGCGGTCGCGGATCCAGACTTGGCGCTCAACAGATTCTCCGTCTTCTGTATAACAATTATGGCTAGGTTACCCCAGCCCAAATAGACTAAAAAACCCGAGGGGACGAATTCCCTCGGGCTCTTCAAAAGAAACGACTATTTCGTCGAATCGATCATCGCTTGGATCTGCGGGATGAACTGGTCGGCGGGGGTGTAGCCGAGCACGTGTCCAACCACCGAACCATCGGGTCGGATGACGAACATATTCGGGATCGCTTCGACTCCGTATTGGTCGGCAAGAGCCGGATTCAGGTCGATGTCGATCTTGCAGAACACCAGGCCCTTGCCCAGCGCTTTGAACTCATCCGTCTGGAAGACCGTCTGATCCATCATCTTGCACGGGCCGCACCACGACGCCATGAAGTCCACGAAGATCTTCTTGTGCGTTCGCGTCGCTATCAGTTTGGCCTCATCGAGGTCATGGAACCACTTCGACGAAATCAGATCTTGATAATTGATTTCCTTGGCATCGTCCGGAGCGTTAAAGGCATAAAGCGTGTCGGCCTGGCTGCCATTCACGACCAAGTCCTTCGCGTTGATGACGGCCACGTAGTCGCCGCCCTGTTGCTTCTTCGCCGTAATCGAAGCTCGCTTGGCGATGTTGTCGCTGCCGACGTAGAACGACTGGACCTTCTTTCCAGATTTGTCGTAAAAGCCCTTGACTTCAAGGACCTGATCGCCGCCGAGGCTCTTTCGCGCGCCGTCTTCGGTCTTGAAGAGGTCCGGGGCGTCACCGAAGAAGCCGGTGAACAGAGAATATTGATCGTCCCCCAAAAGAACCTTCATATCCTCGTCCGTTTGCGGCTGCTTGTAGTAGACGCCCTGTTTCTTGTCGAAAGTCGTGATGTTCTTGCCGTCCGCAATCACCAAAGTCGAACCGGTATCGAGGCGAAGAAGATTCGGCTTCTTCATGTCGATGGTGTACGAGTTCGACGTACCGCCAACTTCCTGAACCGTCACCTTCGCGCTGATGGAGGTTTTGCCCTTGAGGGTATCCTGCCACGCCGCGAAGCCCTTGCTGGGCGCATCGACCCCACCAAAGAATCCTGAGAAAACGCTTAATGCTAATAATGTCGTCATAGCCAAGACCTAGCCTTAAACGCTATGATACAACCAGAATGACCGCACCAAGCAAGCTGACAAAGATTTTATTGGTCGTATTTGCTTGCTTACACCTTGCGTTTGCTACCAGTTTTGCCCTCGAAACACCGTATCGGACAGGAGGATTTCTCTACAACCAGCGCGACGTAGAACACGGAGGCTATGCCCATGCTCCCGACATCGGTGCGCCCGACGAACGGCAGCACGCCAACTACGTTCGATACCTACTGAAAGAGCATGCGTTACCGGTCCTTCACCCCGGGGCGCCGGACACCGGTGAAGAGTACGAGAGCCACCAGCCGCCGCTGTACTATGCGCTGACGGCGGGCGTCGCTACCGTTACGGGCCAGACCGACGTCGAAACGGGCAGCTTTGGGAACGTCGCTCGCATCTTCAATGCTCTTATCGGCGTCAGCGGAATCATCGGCATCTTCTTCGCCGCGCTTTGGGCCACCAAGCGAGAGGACGTCGCCATCGTTGGGACGGCGTTCGCGGCCCTGCTTCCGATGAATTGCGCCCTCAGCGGCGCGATCTCGAACGACCCGCTCCTGATCTCGATGATCTCATGGTCGTTCGCCTTATGCGCCAAAGCTCTTGGTGCCGAGGAAGATAGGGACATCAAGAAGGCGATGATCCTGGCCGCCGTGTTTGCCGGGCTCTCCTGTTTGACCAAGTCGACCGGTCTAATCTCGATTCTCGGTCTGGTTGCCACGGCGATTTCTCTTCGCAAGCAGGTCCCCCTGGCCAAGGTTGCCGGATGGGCATCCATCGCCTTTCTCATCGCGCTTCCCGTCTGGATTCGCAACCAGATGATCTACGGCGATCCCTTAGCGCAAAAGGTGTTTAAGGAAGCGTTTACCGGTTCCGCTCAAAAACCGATGATCATCGCCACGATCGAAGCCAGCAACGCGCCTGGCTCGCCCGAGGTTCAGTACTGGCTGAATTGGGTGGGATACTGGGCGGCTCGGAGTTATATTGGCGTCTTTGGCTATATGGACATCTGGATGAACGCCTCCGGCAAGGCCATTCGGGACACGGACCCCAACTGGCTGTACAAGGGCATTCTCGCCTTCATCGCCGTCGGCAAGCTCGCTTTCCTCGTCTATCTGCGAAATAAATGGAAGGAAGTCCCCAGGGCCATATGGGTCGGGTTGCTGATCGCCGTTCTCACCATTTTGCTGTTCATCGGCTTCAACATGACCTACTTCCAGGCCCAAGGGCGATACCTCTTGCCCGCCTTGGCTCCGGCCGCCATTGTGCTCGGCATCGGATGGGGCATGATCTTTCGGTCTAAACTAATCCCGGCACTCCTGGTCGTTGTTCTAGTTTTTGGCGGTACATCGGTGTACGCATTGAGTCAACTTTCGTCCGAATTTGCCGCACGCCAGTCCGGGTCGCTGTCACCTCGATAGCGCCTTGCGCGTCACACTAAGAGGAAGTGGTGTCGATTTATTTAGAAGGTGCCGGCAATTACGATGAGGACGCGATCCTGGTCGAGCGTTTTGTCGCGGGTGAAAAGACCGCCTTCGAAGACCTTTACCACAAGTACTACAACAAAGTTTTCTCGCTCGCCAAGGGCGTGATGATCCTCGAAGAAGAAGCGATCGACGTCACGCAAGAGGTCTTTGCCCTCGTCTACCGAAACCTCCACCGCTTCAATCGCCAAGCTAAATTTTCAACGTGGCTGTTCCGAATTACTATTAATCGAAGCATTCAGGAGTCCCGAAAGCGACGATTCAAGCACAAGCACGTTGAACTCATCGAAGCGGCCGAAAGCGTCGCCCCGGAAGCGCCGGAGCACGACGACCCACGAATTCAGGCCGCGATGGAGAAGCTCACCCCTCAAGATCGCGCCATCATCATCCTATTCTATTGGCAGGAGCAAACTCTCCAGGAGATTGCCGAGTCGATGGACATCAACCTGAACGCCGCCAAGACAAGGCTGTATCGCGCCCGTGAGCGTTTCCGAATCTTCTTCGAAAAGGAGACTGGCCATGATTCCTAGAGAAATCGACGAATTGATGTGGACCATCGCGGAAGGTGGTAATTCCGAGGCCATTTCCGAATTTGGAGATCGCTATCCCAACCTTCGCGAAGAGCTTCTGAAGCGGATTCGAACTGTAAATGCCTTAAAGTCTGGTGGTCGCAGCGTGCCAAGTGGGAAGGTTCCAACCTTCAACAACACTCGCGTCCAGCCTTTCAATTGGCGAATCGTCTTTGCCACTCTCGGACTCACCATTCTCGTCATGGCCAGTTACGGCCTTTGGCGAGCGACCTCGCATCCTCAGTCGGCACCAGTCGTTCCGCCGGTGAACGTCAACGAGCC
It includes:
- a CDS encoding sigma-70 family RNA polymerase sigma factor produces the protein MVSIYLEGAGNYDEDAILVERFVAGEKTAFEDLYHKYYNKVFSLAKGVMILEEEAIDVTQEVFALVYRNLHRFNRQAKFSTWLFRITINRSIQESRKRRFKHKHVELIEAAESVAPEAPEHDDPRIQAAMEKLTPQDRAIIILFYWQEQTLQEIAESMDINLNAAKTRLYRARERFRIFFEKETGHDS
- a CDS encoding ATP-binding cassette domain-containing protein — protein: MSLLTLNQATIRFGGLVAVNQVSFELNKGDLFGLIGPNGAGKTTCFNLITGVYAPTSGVITFDGRNITGTPSNKIAQLGICRTFQNIRLFQSMSSLENVVVGGFLRHRTVLGSALMYLPSAIKETERLKEQAMQLLDLVDLADVANTRSRDLPYGKQRRLEIARALATQPKLLLLDEPAAGMNPQEKMELLQMVKKVRDELGVTVLLIEHDMKFVMNLCERIVVLDHGEEIAQGPPSQIRNDPKVIAAYLGEAV
- a CDS encoding alpha-L-fucosidase, whose product is MSLAWLVGFSMVHQTQKFTSDWDSLKKYRCPEWFRDAKFGIWAHWGPQSVPMDGDWYARNMFIQGERQYEDHLKEYGHPSEHGYREIIEQWKCEKWNPDALMKLYKDTGAKYFVSMGVHHDNFDLWNSKYHTWNAVQHGPHRDVVGEWQKAAKKYGLKFGVSEHLGASYTWWRGSKGSDKTGPKAGVPYEGANPAYQELYHPLPAADDNAWYSTNPAWQHEWSERINDLISSYKPDLLYSDGGVPFGAIGRQVVANHYNQHLDTKGVEQAVYLCKDMTSGEFVAGTCVTDRERGSMSEIYPFEWQTDTSVGDWFYNKHWPFRKADWILHTLIDVVSKNGNLLLNVVQRPDGSLDDDLVQTLHTVGGWLKANGESIYGTRPWLTFGEGPTKVGGGHFSEDFPFSAEDIRFATHGKNTLYATTLGAPKTDEVTIQSLARFDGVKGRVTKVVSLADKKELKFTHDATGLHIQLPAEARNGLAYAFKITCSDVNAFRPDLVPKPSPVALKADAKGDFDLSADKADVEGGVRVESRGGKRNFGFWDSSADKVTWRVKVDSEGTYEFGFAACTARSGTDLLCTITDAASHKAQKLTFKIVGNGSWEDFVAATPQSVALPAGTYDVTLSAAVPESWQPINLCDTFLRRQE
- a CDS encoding thioredoxin fold domain-containing protein; the encoded protein is MTTLLALSVFSGFFGGVDAPSKGFAAWQDTLKGKTSISAKVTVQEVGGTSNSYTIDMKKPNLLRLDTGSTLVIADGKNITTFDKKQGVYYKQPQTDEDMKVLLGDDQYSLFTGFFGDAPDLFKTEDGARKSLGGDQVLEVKGFYDKSGKKVQSFYVGSDNIAKRASITAKKQQGGDYVAVINAKDLVVNGSQADTLYAFNAPDDAKEINYQDLISSKWFHDLDEAKLIATRTHKKIFVDFMASWCGPCKMMDQTVFQTDEFKALGKGLVFCKIDIDLNPALADQYGVEAIPNMFVIRPDGSVVGHVLGYTPADQFIPQIQAMIDSTK
- a CDS encoding alpha-ketoacid dehydrogenase subunit beta, whose amino-acid sequence is MSATTEAPAALKKNYLTALKEALDEEMARNKMMLCQGEDIGRLGGAFGVTEGLQAKYGEDRVVDMPISEAAIVGSAVGMALNGMTVMAEMQFIDFISCGFDQIVNMMATYHYRTAGEVHIPVVVRGPAGAYGGGALYHSQMNEAWFCNAPGLKVVCPSTPYDAKGMLKAALRDGNPVIFYEIKELYRKREIEEELPTEDYIVPLGKAAIRREGKDVTLVSYGQNVYHCLDAAVELEKLGISAEVIDIRSLVPLDEDTIFNSIAKTSRVIVVNEAPMTCGFAGELIARISQKAFHLLDAPPSRVTRMDTPVPWVKPLELHVLPTIDKIVAEAVRIYRF
- a CDS encoding phospholipid carrier-dependent glycosyltransferase; amino-acid sequence: MTAPSKLTKILLVVFACLHLAFATSFALETPYRTGGFLYNQRDVEHGGYAHAPDIGAPDERQHANYVRYLLKEHALPVLHPGAPDTGEEYESHQPPLYYALTAGVATVTGQTDVETGSFGNVARIFNALIGVSGIIGIFFAALWATKREDVAIVGTAFAALLPMNCALSGAISNDPLLISMISWSFALCAKALGAEEDRDIKKAMILAAVFAGLSCLTKSTGLISILGLVATAISLRKQVPLAKVAGWASIAFLIALPVWIRNQMIYGDPLAQKVFKEAFTGSAQKPMIIATIEASNAPGSPEVQYWLNWVGYWAARSYIGVFGYMDIWMNASGKAIRDTDPNWLYKGILAFIAVGKLAFLVYLRNKWKEVPRAIWVGLLIAVLTILLFIGFNMTYFQAQGRYLLPALAPAAIVLGIGWGMIFRSKLIPALLVVVLVFGGTSVYALSQLSSEFAARQSGSLSPR